A stretch of DNA from Gimesia chilikensis:
CTGGCGAGATCTACCAAGCATATTTTATAACATATTGACGGTTACGGGCAGGCACACAGGCCTGCCCCTACGAAACGATAAGATTTCTTATTTTCGGATTATCACTTTGCGTTACGGTAATATTTGTCATCTACCCAACGTAGAGGATTAGTTCGGATGTATTCTGAGATTTCGAGCCAGGCATCTTCGTCGCGTATGACATGTTCATAGTAGTTTCGTTGCCATAAACGATTACGAAATGGACGCCAGTTATTTGACTTTACGTTTCGAATATATTCATTGACTGTCATGGTTTTGAACCAGCCTACCATGGTAGAAATCGATGGGATTTCGAGACTGGTAGTCGGTTTAATAGTTGAGTATGCGTCATGTTCTGCAAGCTCATTAGAGTGATTTAATTGAATGATTCCGTGAAAATGATTGGGCATAACGATATGGTCATGAAGGAATACTGGTGGATATTTATGATCCAGTTCATGCCACCACTTCTCTATCATGTCTCCCGCTGGATTCCGTTTCATCGATCCATTCTTATCAATCTCACCAAACAGGCATAAATGATTTTGAGTGCAGATGGTAATGAAATAGAATCCTGATTGAGAATAATCGTACCCTTGTAGACGTATCGATTTTCGCTTGGGAAAGTTCATGACTCTAATCATCGCAAGGGAAAAAATGGATGCGAACCACCAAAATGCAGACCAGGTATATGATGTATTACCAAAATCCAAATCTCAAATGGAAAGTTTCCAAAAGTAGTGTTAGTTTTGGGAGGACGTATGGAGCATGATATGCTCCATTTTAAAAGCCCGAAGCAGAATGCGGACAACGGGCCGGTGGAGTAGTTGTGGCTGTTTTGTTTTTGGTGTAGGGGCGACCCTGTGTGATCGCCTGCTGTGTTGAGGTGCTTGGGATGAAGTGTTCGAATGATATAAACGGAACCATTCGGAGTTTAGCATTAAATCGAACACAGCCAGGCGGGCAGGCACACAGGCCTGCCCCTACTACTTTATTAGTGTTGAAATATCACCAGGTGATCGGGGGCGAGCTGGATTTCGTTGTCCTGGATCAGGGGGGCTGATACTGAGGAGAGCACAAGCCAACCTGTGAGGGGGATGCGAACGGGCTCTGTGTCCGTATCTGAGACCGGGGTGAGACGGGCGTGGATGGTGATCGTACTCCCCTGCTCTGGATTCAGGTATTGGAGCGTGAAAATATTGTGCTCCCGGTCAACGCTGGTCTGCAGGTGGTCAGCGGTCAGCCAACCTGCGTCGATCCCCTGTTTGCGGAAGTTGAGCAGGCTTTGATACCAGTGGAACATGTCCGGGTCGCGGTGCGGGGCTTCGTTCCATTTGGCTTTGAAAAACGCCTCGGCCTGCGAGGGGAGCAACGCATCCTGCCAGATATGAGGTGGATAATCGCCTCGACGGCCAATGTCGACGGCGTC
This window harbors:
- a CDS encoding transposase; the encoded protein is MNFPKRKSIRLQGYDYSQSGFYFITICTQNHLCLFGEIDKNGSMKRNPAGDMIEKWWHELDHKYPPVFLHDHIVMPNHFHGIIQLNHSNELAEHDAYSTIKPTTSLEIPSISTMVGWFKTMTVNEYIRNVKSNNWRPFRNRLWQRNYYEHVIRDEDAWLEISEYIRTNPLRWVDDKYYRNAK